In Calothrix sp. PCC 7507, one DNA window encodes the following:
- a CDS encoding cyclic peptide export ABC transporter, with product MSLIYFLLRSSWGMVAIAIVTGFLSGGSSAGLIALISAAASNSTSTSLTSIAWGFLGLVVVALITSIISQVMLIRLSQNAVLELRMRLSRQILASELSHLEQLGNPRLLATLTEDVQAVANSVYVIPFLCIDLAMVLGCLVYITWLSWLVLLILVSLMVVGIGSCQWLLNRGGKLLALAREDQDVLFKHLGTITAGVKELKLNYQRRQVFLSRYLQSTANRFRRHNVDGLTLFATTTSWGKLLFFFAIGFLLFALPKLITISPQTLSGYILTFTYLMLPMDNIVSNLPQISKANVALQKIESLGLSLASRSEISTVPPVVKSSWQKLQFKEVTHTYYRETEDNGFILGPIDLTLYPQELVFIVGGNGSGKSTLAKLITGLYIPENGEIWLDGESINEQNREWYRQHFSVIFSDFYLFEQLLGLENPDLDMQARDYLKQLQLDHKVKIENGQLSTTALSQGQRKRLALLTAYLEDRPIYLFDEWAADQDPVFKEIFYTQLLPELKSRGKTILAISHDDRYFHLADRIVKLEYGKIEYDKQHHS from the coding sequence ATGAGTTTGATTTACTTTCTTTTGCGTTCGTCTTGGGGGATGGTAGCTATTGCGATCGTCACAGGATTCCTGAGTGGTGGTAGCAGCGCTGGACTAATCGCCTTGATTAGCGCTGCTGCCAGTAATAGTACATCTACATCCCTGACATCCATAGCGTGGGGATTTTTGGGGCTGGTAGTCGTGGCACTGATTACTAGTATCATTTCACAGGTGATGCTAATTCGCCTCTCCCAAAATGCCGTCTTAGAATTGCGGATGCGCTTAAGTCGTCAAATACTAGCTTCGGAGTTAAGCCATTTAGAACAGCTAGGAAATCCCCGACTATTAGCAACACTCACAGAGGATGTGCAAGCGGTTGCTAACTCTGTGTATGTGATTCCTTTTCTCTGTATTGATCTAGCGATGGTCTTAGGTTGCCTAGTATACATCACTTGGTTATCTTGGTTAGTACTTTTAATCCTAGTCAGTTTGATGGTAGTGGGAATAGGTAGCTGTCAGTGGCTATTAAACAGAGGCGGAAAATTGCTAGCCCTAGCCCGTGAAGACCAAGATGTGCTATTCAAGCATTTGGGAACTATCACCGCCGGAGTCAAAGAACTCAAACTCAACTATCAACGCCGTCAAGTTTTTCTATCAAGATATCTGCAATCAACAGCAAACAGATTCCGCCGTCACAATGTCGATGGACTGACTCTGTTCGCCACGACTACTAGCTGGGGTAAACTCCTGTTTTTCTTTGCGATCGGTTTTTTATTATTCGCACTGCCAAAATTAATCACAATTAGTCCACAAACTCTCTCTGGCTACATCCTGACTTTTACTTATTTAATGTTGCCAATGGACAATATTGTGAGCAATCTGCCCCAAATTAGTAAAGCTAATGTTGCCTTACAAAAAATCGAATCCCTAGGTTTATCTTTAGCTAGTCGCTCAGAAATCTCAACAGTGCCACCTGTCGTCAAATCTTCCTGGCAAAAGTTACAATTCAAGGAAGTTACCCACACTTATTATCGAGAAACAGAAGATAATGGTTTTATTCTCGGACCCATAGATTTGACCCTATATCCTCAAGAATTAGTGTTTATTGTAGGTGGGAATGGCAGCGGCAAATCCACTCTTGCTAAACTTATCACTGGACTTTATATACCAGAGAATGGAGAAATTTGGTTGGATGGAGAATCAATTAATGAACAAAACCGAGAATGGTATCGTCAACATTTTTCCGTGATATTCTCTGACTTCTATTTATTTGAACAACTTTTAGGTTTAGAAAATCCTGATTTGGATATGCAAGCCAGAGATTATCTCAAACAACTACAGCTAGACCATAAAGTTAAAATAGAAAATGGGCAACTTTCGACAACTGCCCTTTCTCAAGGACAGCGTAAACGATTAGCCTTGCTCACGGCTTATTTAGAAGATAGACCGATTTATTTGTTTGATGAATGGGCTGCAGATCAAGACCCTGTATTTAAAGAAATATTCTACACTCAACTACTACCAGAACTGAAAAGTAGAGGGAAAACTATATTAGCAATTAGCCACGACGATCGCTATTTTCATCTCGCAGATCGGATAGTTAAGTTAGAATACGGCAAAATTGAATATGACAAGCAACACCACAGTTAA
- a CDS encoding DUF2237 family protein: MADARNVIGTNLESCCTSPVTGYYRDGFCNTGGQDFGMHVVCAQLTAEFLEYTKSQGNDLSTPAPQFNFPGLRPGDRWCLCAARWQEALEAGVAPPVVLAATHARALEVCNFEDLKKHALT, translated from the coding sequence ATGGCAGATGCTAGAAACGTAATAGGGACAAACTTGGAGAGTTGCTGCACTTCTCCTGTGACTGGGTATTACCGCGATGGGTTTTGTAATACAGGTGGCCAGGATTTTGGGATGCACGTTGTTTGTGCCCAACTCACAGCAGAATTTCTGGAATATACTAAATCCCAGGGAAACGACTTGAGTACACCTGCGCCCCAATTTAATTTTCCCGGATTGCGGCCAGGCGATCGCTGGTGTTTATGTGCTGCACGTTGGCAAGAAGCGCTGGAAGCTGGTGTTGCACCTCCAGTTGTGCTTGCAGCCACCCATGCTAGAGCCTTAGAGGTCTGCAATTTTGAGGATTTGAAAAAACATGCTCTCACTTAG